A stretch of DNA from Chlamydiota bacterium:
TCTTCGGGACTCATATTTTGGAGGTCCTTTTTGAACTTATCAACTTCCTCATCACTGATAGGTCGGTCAATTTTAGGGCATTTTTCTAGGACTTTTTCATCGATAAAAATAGGAGTATCGGAGCGTACGGCGATGGCGATCGCATCCGAGGGGCGTGCGTCAATTTCATAATGCCTTCCTTGAAATTCTAGCTCAATGATGGCAAAGTAGGTATTATCCTTAAGATCAGAAACGATGATTTTCTGAAACTTTACGTCAAACATTTTGAGTATATTTACAATGAGATCGTGGGTAATGGGGCGAGGTAACTCCGCTCCCTGAAGTTGTAAGGCAATAGAACTCCCTTCTGAGGCCCCAATCCAAATAGGAACAAGTCGCTGATCATCAATGGCTTCTAAGACCACGACATACTGGCCCATTTGCGCAATGAGCATCAGTGAATTAATTTTAGCTTTTTTCATTTTAACTGGGTCTTTCTAGCGATGATTCATATGTAACATAACATGACATCGATTTTAGAATAGATAAGTTTCACAGCTAATTCAAGGAATTTGTTTTGAGAGAGAGGAGAGGTTGTGAAAGGGACAAAAATTTTTTTGGTTCTTATTTTATTAGCGATGGTTTTTTCACCATTGGCAAGTTCTGAAGTTTTGGTCGATCACGTAGAAAATTTTTTGGGTGTTTCTCTAAAAATTCCCGTTTCATGGGAAGAAAAATCGTTTACGCGAGGTCAGACGGCTTTTTTCCCGACTCCCGTAGAAGGAAATTTTGTGATGGTCACTTTGCTGGGGCCTCAAAATGAAGATGATTCATCGGTTGATTTGGACTTTTCTCTTTCAGATTGGTTATGGGCAACCCATGAAAAAATAAAGGATTTATCTTACCATTCTACGAAGTTGAGCGGTCTTCCTGCTTATGAACTTGAATTTACCCTCTCTGAAGAAAAGATATTTCATGTTCATATGTTCTTTACCTCCGCCAATGAAAAAATTTATATGATTCGATATCAATCTTTGGAAGAGAATTTTGATGAATATGACAACCTCTTTCGCCACGAGATTGTTCCTTCCTTTAGAATTTTGGTGATCCAAACTTCAGAAGAAAAGTATGGTTTTCATGAAGTTCCTGAATATGGTTTTTCTTTTTATTATCCTTCCTCCTGGCGGGTGGTTCTTAAAAATGAAATTGAAAGAGCGATGCCTGTTTATCTTGATCCAAATCCAGCGAATAATTTGTATTTGGCATCCACGGCTCAAGAGAGCAGTCTTAATGTCCAAAGAATGGCTTATTCAGAAGGGATTGTGACAGGTAAGGTTGTTTCAACCGATATTCAACCGGATCCTTATTCAATTTTAGAGGTTGTGATTTTTGACATTGGGTATCGCTACGAACCTGCGGATCTGATTGAAGGATTTGTCCACAGTATTCGTACGGGGGCAAAGAAGGAACTCAATGGATTTCAACATTTGAGAATGCTGCCCATTGAAATTGGAGGGCATTTGGCCATGGAATATGTTTATACCTACGAGGATGAGGGAAGAGAATATAAGGAGGCCGTTCTCAAAAGATCAAGAAAGTTAGCCGATTTATGGTCTATTCGATTTTATTCAAAAGAGCTTTATCGCAATTTAGCTATTGCGTATTCTGATTTTTATAAATTGAGGCAAAAAAAGACTATTTATGTTGCTCAATATATTACTTTTGCAAATGATCGAGTCTATCAAATCCTATTTGCAGGTCCTGAGAAAAGTTTTTCTAAACATATCAAAGAAGTGGAGAGATTATTAAAACATTTTAGGTTTAGAAGCTAGACTAACAGACAACAGACAACAGACAACAGACAACAGACAACAGACAACAGACAACAGACAACAGACAACAGACAACAGACAACAGACAACAGACAACAGACAACAGACAACAGACAACAGACAACAGACAACAGACAACACAGAAGGATAGATTAGAGACTGTTTTTTAATTGCTAGTTTGTGGTCCCTGGTCTCGAGTCTGATTGTTTGTCTGCAATAGACGCATCCCGCCTAGCTCGCCGGCCATGGATTTTCCGAGGTCCGTCCACAGTGTTCCAGGGCCTGAGTGGGCGATGGCGATTTTAAGATTTGGAGGCAAAGAAGAGGCAAGGGTATAAAAAGAGTAGGAAGCGGGATCCTTAAAAACTTCAACCATCAGTTTAAAGCTTTCAGCTTGCGCTTCTCCAATCATTTGACTCACATCAGCATCAACTTTTCCAAGTTTACGGGTTGTATCAGCCTGAACGAAGGCTGTTTCTTTTTCGATTTCGGCGGCGAGTCGATCCGTTTGGGCATTGATTTTAGCCACTTCCTTGTCTTGTTCAGCCTTAATTTCAGCTTTTAGTTTTTCAGTTTCTTGTTGAATTTGTTCCCGCTTTTGGTCGATCAGGCTTCGCTCTGTATTAAGCTCGGCCAGCTTCTTTGCAGTATTCTGTTTTTCAATATTGGTTAAATTTCGTATTTGAGCAATGCTTGCGTCTTGAATGGGTTTAAGAATTTGGTCAGGAACAGTGACATGGCGAATCAATGCCGATAAAATTTCAATATTCTTTTCCTTGAGAACTCCTTCTAAACTTTGTGTAAAATCATCTTGAAATTTCTCTCGTCCTTCTCCTACGATAAAATCTCGTGCTCCGAAGCCGGAACCTTTGAGACGGGAGATAGAAAGAATTTGTGGGAGAATAATTTTGTCGATGACCGCTTGGAGGTCACCATATTTTGAAAAGGTAGCAGAAATATGTTCGGGAAGGAGTTCAAATTCAACCGTGGTATCCATTTTAATTTCAAAGCCATCCTTAGAAGGAAATTCAATATTTTTACCGCTTAAGATTTGAGACTGACCTTTTTCTGTCTCTTCCAGAAGTGAAATTTGATTAATACCAATCTCAACCACGTCAATTTTAAATTGCTTGGGATTGATATAATAGAGGCCGGGTTGTAAAACGTCCTTTCGAACACCGCGTTGTCCCACCTCTGCAAAAGTCCCTTCGATAGGGGCTTTGCCGTCCAGGGATGTAATCACGCCGACATAACCGATCGGAATGGTCAGGCTGTCTGCAAGATCAATATTGTATCCTTCAGGGTTGATTCGATATTTACCAGGCCCTAGAATTTTACGCCAAATCCCTTTTTGACCTTCATCGGCCAGGAATTCTCCCGGAAGAAGATCTTTGCCTACTTTGGAAGTAACAATCCCTATTTTTCCAGCAGGAATAGAGATAAGGGGGACAATTTTCCAATCATAGAAAACAGGATTTAAGAAATGTCGTCCTTCCGCCAATACATTTTCTTGAATTCCTCTTTGCCCTTTTCGGGCAAGAATTTGCCCTGGTTCTAATGGTTTTCCTATCTTGGCAATGACAATGGCCATGGAGTTTGGAGGAACAAAAAATCTACAGAATCCCCATTCCCAGACAAGCCAGGTTGCTAAGATTGCCCCTAAAATGCTAAGGATAGTTAAAGTTTTTTTCATTTTTGAATTTTCTCAGGCTCTTTAAGTAAACCAAAAATCAGTCATGAAAATGAGACGTTGTTACTGGCTATTCCCCTCCTTTGTACCCCAAAGGGGAGGAACTCAATTTTCATCCACTTGGGTGGACTGAAAGTTCATGATGACAAATATTAAATATCAAAATTTTGGTAGAAATTTATTTAGAAACCTCAAACGCTTTAAATTTTGAATTTGAATCTGTCATTTTGATGTTTGATTTTTGATATTTCATTTTCTTTCCTTGGAGTATTCTTCAAACATCTTTCCTAAACTTCCTTCCTCACTTGCGAAAATGAAGTGGAGTTTAGGGCCAAAATTTTTGACGAATGTATAATTTGCAAAATTCCATCCCGAACCGAAGGCATTGACATAATCTTGCATGACTTTTACATTGGCCAAGTTGGTTAAATGAATCACATCTCGTTTGGCCTGTCCTTGAGATATTTTTGCTTGGACCTTAAAGTCGGCGGCTTGGTTTCCAATTTTTGCTACCTCTAAGTCTTTATTGGCGGCTGTAAGCGCAACGGACTGGTTTTGCTCAATTTCAATGACGGCTTTAATCTTGATCGTCTCTTGCTCCACTTTTTCTTTATTTTGAATGGCCAATTCATCCTGTTTCGCAAGTTCAGCGGCGGATTGGGCCTCTAGAATTTGCTGCTCATATTTTTTCCGATCTTGAACAGCAATTTCTTTTTCCCGAATCGGAGAAGCAATTTCTTGAGGTGGGACAATGTTACGAATGAGGGTAGAAAGAATTTTAATGCCGCGTTCCTCACAGGTCTGCTGAAGATGCTGAAGAAGATTTTGTTGAAATTCTTGTCGTGTTAACCCTGAAATATATTCGGCTGCAGCTTTTTTCGATCCCTCAATTCTGCAGAACCCACGAGCTCGTGGCAAGATGATTTTATTTAAAATGTCTTCAAAATCGCCTACGCGCACCGTAATCATTGCAGCATTCTCTCTTTTAATAGCCCATTCGATGGTGCCTTCGACCGTGATATTAAATCCATCAAAAGAAAGAAAATTAATGGCGTCTTTTCCGCTAAAATCAAATCTTTGAGACTGAAGATTGACGGGGGTTACATTCACCAGGAATGGATTAAGATAGTAGGTGCCTGGGTCTAGGACTTCTGATTGAACGCCTTTTTCGCCAGGTCCCACCAAAAAGGTATTTTTAGAATTTGGTGGAGCACCATATAAAACATCTTTTCCTGTTCGTTGGGTTAGAATTCCGACGAAGCCTGGACGAACGCTAATGGCATCATAGAGAATGACTTGATAA
This window harbors:
- a CDS encoding bifunctional nuclease family protein is translated as MKKAKINSLMLIAQMGQYVVVLEAIDDQRLVPIWIGASEGSSIALQLQGAELPRPITHDLIVNILKMFDVKFQKIIVSDLKDNTYFAIIELEFQGRHYEIDARPSDAIAIAVRSDTPIFIDEKVLEKCPKIDRPISDEEVDKFKKDLQNMSPEEFFKRLEKKD